One part of the Salinivirga cyanobacteriivorans genome encodes these proteins:
- the rplL gene encoding 50S ribosomal protein L7/L12 yields the protein MADLKKLADELVNLTVKEVNELADILKEEHGIEPAAAAAVVAGPAGEGEAAAEEQTEFDVILKAAGGAKLQVVKLVKELTGLGLKEAKAVVDGAPKAIKEGVSKDEADGLKDKLEEAGAEVEIK from the coding sequence ATGGCAGATTTGAAAAAACTTGCAGATGAGTTGGTAAACTTAACTGTAAAAGAGGTAAACGAATTGGCTGATATCCTGAAAGAAGAACATGGAATTGAGCCCGCAGCAGCAGCAGCTGTTGTAGCTGGCCCAGCAGGAGAAGGTGAAGCAGCAGCAGAGGAGCAAACTGAATTCGATGTTATACTTAAAGCAGCCGGTGGTGCTAAACTTCAAGTTGTAAAACTTGTAAAAGAATTAACAGGTCTTGGACTTAAAGAAGCCAAAGCCGTTGTTGATGGCGCACCAAAAGCAATTAAAGAAGGAGTATCTAAAGACGAAGCTGACGGTTTAAAAGACAAATTAGAAGAAGCTGGAGCGGAAGTTGAAATTAAATAA
- the rplJ gene encoding 50S ribosomal protein L10, producing the protein MKREDKLQIIESLTEKLNEYGHFYLTDTKGLNAEQTSNLRRVCFKNDVLLVVAKNTLLRKAMEKADVDYSEVYDLLKGNTSVMFTQTGNAPGKLMKEFRKKHKKPILKGAFVEETVYVGDEQLEALANIKSKDELLGDIVSLLQSPAKNVISALQSGGSKIHGVLETLSKK; encoded by the coding sequence ATGAAGCGAGAAGATAAGCTACAAATCATCGAATCGCTAACAGAAAAACTTAATGAGTACGGTCATTTTTATCTGACCGATACCAAAGGGTTGAATGCTGAACAAACATCGAACCTTCGCCGTGTATGCTTTAAAAATGATGTATTATTGGTTGTTGCCAAAAATACACTGTTACGTAAGGCAATGGAGAAGGCTGATGTAGATTATAGCGAGGTTTATGATTTACTTAAAGGCAATACCTCAGTAATGTTTACTCAAACAGGTAATGCCCCCGGTAAACTCATGAAAGAGTTCCGGAAAAAGCACAAAAAGCCTATCCTGAAAGGCGCATTTGTTGAAGAAACTGTTTATGTTGGAGACGAACAACTTGAAGCACTGGCCAATATCAAGTCGAAAGACGAACTACTTGGCGATATCGTTTCACTGTTGCAGTCACCAGCCAAAAATGTTATCTCAGCATTGCAATCAGGAGGCTCTAAAATTCATGGTGTTCTCGAAACACTATCAAAAAAGTAA
- the rplA gene encoding 50S ribosomal protein L1, with translation MAKLTKKQKIAQEKIEAGKSYPISEAANLVKEITNTKFDSSVDMDIRLGVDPRKANQMVRGVVTLPHGTGKEVRVLALCTPDKEQEAKDAGADYVGLDDYIEKIKGGWTDFDVVITMPPVMGKVGPLGRVLGPRGLMPNPKSGTVTMDLGPAIKEIKQGKIDFKVDKYGIIHTSIGKVSFSPEQIADNAVEFMNTIMKLRPSAAKGTYVKSVFISSTMSMGIPVDAKSFDV, from the coding sequence ATGGCTAAACTGACAAAAAAACAAAAGATAGCACAGGAGAAGATCGAAGCTGGTAAATCTTACCCTATCTCAGAAGCAGCAAATCTAGTAAAGGAAATTACCAATACTAAATTTGATTCATCTGTGGATATGGACATCCGATTAGGTGTAGATCCAAGGAAAGCCAATCAAATGGTTCGTGGTGTTGTTACGTTACCACATGGAACCGGTAAAGAAGTACGTGTATTGGCACTTTGTACACCTGATAAGGAGCAAGAAGCTAAAGATGCCGGTGCGGATTATGTCGGACTGGACGATTACATTGAAAAGATCAAAGGTGGATGGACAGATTTTGATGTTGTCATCACAATGCCCCCTGTAATGGGTAAGGTAGGACCATTGGGCCGTGTTTTAGGACCACGTGGTTTAATGCCAAACCCTAAAAGTGGTACGGTTACCATGGACTTGGGACCTGCTATTAAGGAAATCAAACAGGGTAAAATTGACTTTAAGGTTGACAAATACGGAATTATCCATACCTCAATTGGTAAAGTATCTTTCAGTCCCGAACAAATTGCAGATAATGCGGTAGAATTTATGAATACAATCATGAAACTTCGTCCATCTGCAGCCAAAGGCACCTACGTGAAAAGTGTATTTATCTCATCAACTATGAGTATGGGTATACCGGTAGATGCGAAGTCATTTGATGTTTAA
- the rplK gene encoding 50S ribosomal protein L11 codes for MAKEVAGIIKLQIKGGAANPSPPVGPALGAKGVNIMEFCKQFNARTQNKAGKVLPVIITVYGDKSFDFIVKQPPVPVMLKEAAKLKSGSAESNRQKVASITWDQVKEIAEEKMSDLNCFTVESAMKMVAGTARSMGITTKGDAPF; via the coding sequence ATGGCAAAAGAAGTTGCAGGAATTATTAAGTTGCAAATTAAAGGTGGGGCGGCAAATCCTTCACCACCCGTGGGCCCTGCTCTTGGTGCTAAAGGCGTAAACATTATGGAGTTCTGTAAGCAGTTTAATGCCAGAACCCAGAACAAAGCCGGAAAAGTTTTGCCTGTAATTATTACTGTTTATGGTGATAAATCGTTTGATTTTATCGTCAAACAACCACCAGTTCCAGTAATGCTAAAAGAAGCTGCAAAATTAAAAAGCGGTTCGGCTGAGTCAAACCGTCAAAAAGTAGCTTCTATAACCTGGGACCAGGTTAAAGAAATTGCAGAAGAGAAAATGTCCGACTTGAATTGTTTTACTGTTGAGTCTGCAATGAAGATGGTTGCAGGTACAGCCAGAAGCATGGGTATTACAACTAAAGGTGATGCCCCATTTTAA
- the nusG gene encoding transcription termination/antitermination protein NusG, whose protein sequence is MEKKWYVVRAVSGKEKKVKELLESEMSSTLKDYVFQVLIPTEKVYQIRNGKKISKERSYFPGYVLIEAILVGEVPHIIKNMTNVIGFLGTKEGTPVPLRPNEMNRILGKVDEISEKEEEINVPYIVGETVKVIDGPFNGFSGIIENINEEKKKLKVIVKIFGRRTPLELGFLQVEKE, encoded by the coding sequence ATGGAAAAAAAGTGGTACGTTGTTCGTGCAGTAAGTGGTAAGGAGAAAAAGGTAAAAGAGCTGTTAGAGAGTGAGATGAGCTCTACGTTGAAAGATTATGTCTTTCAGGTACTCATTCCCACCGAAAAAGTTTACCAAATACGCAATGGTAAAAAAATCTCTAAAGAGCGGTCTTATTTTCCTGGTTACGTACTTATTGAAGCCATATTAGTTGGCGAAGTTCCCCATATTATTAAAAATATGACCAATGTAATTGGATTTTTGGGAACAAAAGAAGGTACACCCGTTCCACTTCGACCCAACGAAATGAACCGAATTTTAGGTAAAGTTGATGAAATCTCTGAAAAAGAAGAAGAAATCAATGTGCCGTATATTGTTGGTGAAACTGTGAAAGTTATTGATGGTCCTTTCAACGGTTTTTCAGGAATTATTGAGAATATCAATGAGGAAAAGAAAAAGTTGAAGGTTATTGTCAAGATTTTCGGGCGCAGAACCCCTTTAGAACTGGGATTTTTGCAAGTCGAAAAAGAGTAA
- the secE gene encoding preprotein translocase subunit SecE, giving the protein MRKIRTYFKDVYEELVHKVSWPTLKELQSSAIVVMVASLIIALIIYLMDTSFTNVMKIIYSMFY; this is encoded by the coding sequence ATGAGAAAGATTCGTACATATTTTAAAGATGTCTATGAAGAGTTGGTTCACAAAGTGAGCTGGCCGACATTGAAGGAACTTCAAAGCAGTGCAATAGTTGTAATGGTTGCTTCCTTAATTATAGCGCTCATCATTTATTTGATGGACACTTCATTCACGAATGTGATGAAGATTATTTACAGCATGTTTTACTAA
- the tuf gene encoding elongation factor Tu, whose protein sequence is MAKEQFDRSKPHVNIGTIGHVDHGKTTLTAAITKVLAKKGFGEERDFDSIDNAPEEKERGITINSAHVEYTTANRHYAHVDCPGHADYVKNMVTGAAQMDGSILVVAATDGPMPQTREHILLARQVNVPKIVVFLNKVDMVEDEELLELVEMEVRELLDFYEFDGDNAPIIQGSALGGLNGEEKWEEKIMELMDAVDEYIPLPKRDVDKPFLMPVEDVFSITGRGTVATGRIETGVVHTGDDVQIMGLGAEGKKSVITGVEMFRKILDEGQAGDNVGLLLRGIDKNEIKRGMVIAHPKTITPHTRFKAEVYVLKKEEGGRHTPFHKNYRPQFYLRTLDVTGAVTLPEGTEMVMPGDNVTITVDLIYPVALDQGLRFAIREGGRTVGAGQVTEILE, encoded by the coding sequence ATGGCTAAAGAACAATTTGATCGGTCAAAACCGCACGTTAATATCGGTACTATTGGTCACGTAGACCATGGAAAAACTACCTTGACTGCTGCTATTACTAAAGTATTGGCAAAAAAAGGTTTCGGTGAAGAGCGCGATTTCGATTCTATCGATAACGCTCCCGAAGAAAAAGAACGTGGAATTACAATTAACTCTGCTCACGTAGAGTACACAACTGCTAATCGTCACTACGCTCACGTAGACTGCCCAGGTCACGCTGACTATGTGAAAAACATGGTAACAGGTGCTGCCCAGATGGACGGTTCTATTCTTGTAGTGGCTGCAACTGATGGTCCTATGCCTCAGACTCGCGAGCACATCTTGCTTGCACGTCAGGTAAACGTTCCTAAAATTGTAGTATTCCTTAATAAAGTTGATATGGTAGAAGACGAAGAGCTTCTCGAACTTGTTGAAATGGAAGTTCGTGAATTGCTTGATTTCTACGAATTTGACGGCGACAATGCTCCTATTATCCAGGGTTCTGCTCTTGGTGGATTGAACGGAGAAGAAAAATGGGAAGAAAAAATTATGGAACTCATGGACGCTGTTGATGAGTATATCCCACTTCCAAAACGCGATGTGGATAAACCATTCCTAATGCCTGTTGAGGACGTATTTTCAATTACAGGTCGTGGTACTGTTGCCACTGGTCGTATCGAAACTGGTGTAGTTCACACTGGCGACGATGTACAGATCATGGGTCTTGGTGCAGAAGGTAAAAAATCAGTTATTACTGGTGTGGAAATGTTCCGCAAAATTCTTGACGAAGGTCAGGCTGGTGATAATGTTGGTTTGCTGCTCCGTGGTATCGACAAAAATGAAATTAAGCGTGGTATGGTTATCGCTCACCCTAAAACAATCACACCTCATACCAGATTTAAAGCAGAGGTATATGTGTTGAAAAAAGAAGAAGGTGGACGTCACACTCCATTCCACAAGAATTACCGCCCACAGTTCTACTTGCGTACGCTTGACGTAACAGGTGCTGTTACACTTCCAGAAGGAACAGAAATGGTAATGCCTGGTGATAACGTAACAATCACCGTTGACCTTATCTATCCTGTAGCACTTGACCAGGGATTGCGTTTTGCAATTCGTGAAGGTGGCCGCACAGTAGGTGCCGGACAGGTAACTGAAATTCTTGAGTAA
- the hpf gene encoding ribosome hibernation-promoting factor, HPF/YfiA family has protein sequence MDVKIHSIKFDADQKLIQFIESKISKLEQVFDNIIEVEVFLRLSKNQNTENKLVEMKISIPGNELFAKKQCKTFEEATDQSVEALRRQIKKHKEKVRGI, from the coding sequence ATGGACGTTAAAATTCATTCAATCAAATTCGATGCAGATCAAAAACTGATTCAATTTATTGAGTCTAAAATTTCAAAACTAGAGCAAGTATTTGATAATATCATAGAAGTTGAGGTTTTCCTTCGTCTTAGTAAAAATCAGAATACCGAGAATAAACTTGTTGAAATGAAAATAAGCATTCCGGGAAACGAACTATTTGCCAAGAAGCAATGTAAAACATTTGAAGAAGCAACCGACCAATCTGTAGAGGCGCTCAGAAGGCAAATTAAAAAGCACAAAGAAAAAGTTCGTGGAATTTAG
- a CDS encoding tyrosine-type recombinase/integrase — protein MPKAFFDHLVFEKHLSKHTVAAYKTDLIQFEQFCKNQKINNLLSVTSKDVRRWIIFLLNEKLNSVTVHRKLSSLKAFYGFMQREGAINDNPAAEAILPKKQKKIPQFIKEHEIDTLFNDTFFENDFKGLRDKNILHLFYLTGMRRQELIDLKPQDIDYSREVITVTGKRNKMRSVPLPAWLLNQLKDYTTIRKDYSPEGHNLFITEKGKPLYPKLVYRIVNKYISQIATLQKRSPHILRHTFATQMLNSGAELNAIKELLGHANLAATEVYTHNSFQKLKNTYNQAHPRA, from the coding sequence ATGCCAAAAGCATTTTTTGATCATTTGGTGTTCGAAAAACACCTCTCCAAACATACAGTGGCTGCTTATAAAACTGATTTAATTCAGTTTGAACAGTTCTGTAAAAATCAAAAAATTAATAATCTATTGTCGGTAACTTCTAAAGATGTCCGTCGGTGGATTATTTTTTTATTGAACGAAAAACTAAATTCCGTTACCGTTCACCGAAAACTTTCAAGTCTTAAAGCCTTTTATGGATTTATGCAACGGGAAGGAGCAATTAACGATAATCCGGCTGCAGAGGCAATCTTACCCAAAAAACAAAAGAAAATACCCCAGTTTATAAAAGAACATGAGATTGACACCCTTTTTAATGATACATTTTTTGAAAATGACTTCAAGGGGTTGAGAGACAAAAATATATTACACCTGTTTTATCTTACCGGGATGCGCAGGCAGGAATTAATAGATCTCAAACCACAGGATATTGATTACAGCCGTGAAGTGATAACTGTAACAGGGAAACGCAATAAAATGCGGTCAGTGCCGCTTCCAGCATGGCTACTTAATCAATTAAAAGACTACACTACCATTCGTAAGGATTATTCCCCGGAGGGGCACAATTTATTTATTACTGAAAAAGGAAAACCCTTATATCCTAAATTAGTTTATCGTATAGTAAATAAATATATAAGTCAGATTGCCACACTTCAAAAGCGCAGTCCACATATATTACGACATACTTTTGCCACCCAGATGCTTAATTCAGGTGCCGAGCTTAATGCCATAAAGGAGTTATTGGGGCATGCGAATCTGGCCGCTACAGAAGTATATACTCATAATAGTTTTCAGAAATTAAAAAACACATACAACCAAGCCCATCCACGGGCATAA
- the rpsU gene encoding 30S ribosomal protein S21, which produces MIIIPVKEGENIDRALKKFKRKFEKTGVVKELRQRQQYDKPSAKRREQKIKAIYKQKMQNEEQNG; this is translated from the coding sequence ATGATTATTATTCCGGTAAAAGAAGGGGAGAATATTGATCGCGCTTTGAAAAAGTTTAAGCGTAAATTTGAAAAAACTGGTGTGGTTAAAGAACTACGTCAGCGTCAGCAATACGATAAACCATCAGCTAAAAGACGCGAGCAAAAAATTAAAGCTATTTATAAACAAAAAATGCAAAACGAGGAACAAAACGGGTAG